One Mya arenaria isolate MELC-2E11 chromosome 7, ASM2691426v1 genomic window carries:
- the LOC128240123 gene encoding uncharacterized protein LOC128240123 isoform X2 codes for MYYTRTQFERLPLVMKMSCPRCGCECGFPTMRKRKLDVRQLPVTGNWKRLKTASTDSAFEEINEPLDLQRNFNHYIEPDVPDIAFVQTAAHDYPVYDYTQRRVQTAIGEFVSPLTSSILIASDNEETLRDILSEKLTGDVLRTSTGNSLLDRSVVYIGGDDDCFAFLRKTTRAKNSILCRITPQLQSSSENVEYIRTEDWGFQCFPKDFSNIFTNIDHVLEHYAFDELNRAASALRASGELKDENIAKMQNLYKKTSIPMPEWLIKWKQKENKWKEISNTVLSYTSVFGCDTSKEKLGILMLKENESKQLDVIQHLKSLGLSEDKFYIQVIEIQPLAGGKFESGDKIQVRGSNKSGTLAGFALFQKNKTGEREMMAITAKHVVETLNQGRKELHIDNENLGEVIETESTSNGPSYDIAIAKVTAPKQKCNSKFRFENGKDGFADLFEPEHEHQESFKDERVHFWGAETSPGVAEISSLQLKSSDAGKYICIETHRTAKAFAKQGDSGAMVLMERSPRESDHMFAIGSLVGEVRAVPVGKQESEITKMRTQTQPENITATTSDQGNTGRAALDSTSNETTTQTKRYIVVPLEKAFQQLSKMHGGKLSLATEGDVV; via the exons AAAATGAGCTGCCCTCGATGTGGTTGCGAATGCGGTTTCCCAACAATGAGAAAGAGGAAACTTGATGTAAGGCAACTGCCGGTTACAGGAAATTGGAAACGTTTAAAGACTGCGTCGACGGATTCAGCATTTGAAGAGATTAATGAACCCCTGGATCTGCAAAGaaactttaaccattatattg AACCAGATGTTCCAGATATTGCTTTCGTACAGACAGCCGCACATGATTATCCAGTGTACGATTACACTCAGAGGCGCGTACAGACCGCCATTGGAGAATTTGTTTCACCATTGACatcctccattttgatcgcctcTGATAACGAAGAAACTCTTAGAGATATTTTGTCCGAAAAGTTAACTGGAGACGTATTGAGGACATCAACTGGCAATAGTCTTCTCGATAGATCAGTAGTATATATCGGGGGAGATGATGATTGCTTTGCTTTTCTGCGCAAAACGACACGAGCGAAGAATTCCATTTTGTGCAGAATAACACCCCAACTTCAATCCAGCAGCGAGAATGTAG AATATATTCGCACAGAAGATTGGGGTTTTCAATGTTTTCCAAAAgatttttcaaacatatttacaaatatcgATCATGTGCTTGAACACTACGCTTTTGATGAACTGAATCGAGCGGCTAGTGCTCTTCGAGCATCGG GGGAGCTCAAGGACGAAAACATTGCAAAGATGCAGAATCTCTACAAAAAGACGAGCATACCTATGCCGGAATGGTTgataaaatggaaacaaaaagaaaacaaatggaaaGAG ATATCCAATACCGTGCTGTCTTACACATCAGTGTTTGGATGTGACACTTCAAAAGAAAAACTGGGTATCCTCATGCTAAAAGAAAATGAATCAAAACAGCTAGATGTGATCCAGCATTTAAAGTCACTCGGACTATCGGAAGACAAGTTTTATATCCAGGTAATAGAGATTCAACCATTGGCTGGCGGGAAATTTGAAAGTGGTGATAAAATACAGGTACGTGGCTCAAACAAAAGTGGGACTCTGGCAGGATTTGCACTTTTCCAGAAGAACAAAACAGGGGAGCGTGAAATGATGGCCATAACTGCAAAGCATGTTGTTGAAACTTTGAACCAAGGAAGAAAAGAATTACACATTGACAATGAAAACCTAGGTGAAGTGATCGAAACTGAAAGTACATCTAACGGCCCTTCGTACGATATTGCTATAGCAAAAGTTACCGCACCAAAGCAAAAGTGTAACTCCAAATTTCGATTTGAGAACGGAAAGGATGGTTTTGCTGATTTATTCGAGCCTGAACACGAACACCAAGAAAGTTTTAAGGACGAAAGAGTTCATTTTTGGGGTGCTGAAACCTCTCCTGGTGTCGCTGAGATTTCAAGTTTGCAGTTAAAGTCTTCCGATGCGGGGAAATATATTTGCATCGAAACACACAGAACCGCTAAAGCATTTGCTAAGCAAGGCGATAGTGGAGCGATGGTACTTATGGAAAGAAGCCCACGTGAATCAGACCATATGTTTGCTATTGGCTCCCTTGTAGGTGAAGTGCGTGCAGTACCAGTAGGAAAACAAGAAAGCGAAATCACCAAGATGCGTACACAAACACAGCCTGAAAATATTACAGCAACGACCTCAGATCAAGGAAACACCGGACGCGCTGCTCTTGATTCTACTTCGAATGAGACAACCACACAGACGAAGAGGTACATTGTCGTTCCTCTGGAAAAGGCATTTCAGCAACTATCTAAAATGCATGGCGGCAAGCTTTCACTTGCTACGGAAGGGGACGTGGTATAA
- the LOC128240123 gene encoding uncharacterized protein LOC128240123 isoform X1 — protein MAINKTSLSCNIRISINGLKMSCPRCGCECGFPTMRKRKLDVRQLPVTGNWKRLKTASTDSAFEEINEPLDLQRNFNHYIEPDVPDIAFVQTAAHDYPVYDYTQRRVQTAIGEFVSPLTSSILIASDNEETLRDILSEKLTGDVLRTSTGNSLLDRSVVYIGGDDDCFAFLRKTTRAKNSILCRITPQLQSSSENVEYIRTEDWGFQCFPKDFSNIFTNIDHVLEHYAFDELNRAASALRASGELKDENIAKMQNLYKKTSIPMPEWLIKWKQKENKWKEISNTVLSYTSVFGCDTSKEKLGILMLKENESKQLDVIQHLKSLGLSEDKFYIQVIEIQPLAGGKFESGDKIQVRGSNKSGTLAGFALFQKNKTGEREMMAITAKHVVETLNQGRKELHIDNENLGEVIETESTSNGPSYDIAIAKVTAPKQKCNSKFRFENGKDGFADLFEPEHEHQESFKDERVHFWGAETSPGVAEISSLQLKSSDAGKYICIETHRTAKAFAKQGDSGAMVLMERSPRESDHMFAIGSLVGEVRAVPVGKQESEITKMRTQTQPENITATTSDQGNTGRAALDSTSNETTTQTKRYIVVPLEKAFQQLSKMHGGKLSLATEGDVV, from the exons AAAATGAGCTGCCCTCGATGTGGTTGCGAATGCGGTTTCCCAACAATGAGAAAGAGGAAACTTGATGTAAGGCAACTGCCGGTTACAGGAAATTGGAAACGTTTAAAGACTGCGTCGACGGATTCAGCATTTGAAGAGATTAATGAACCCCTGGATCTGCAAAGaaactttaaccattatattg AACCAGATGTTCCAGATATTGCTTTCGTACAGACAGCCGCACATGATTATCCAGTGTACGATTACACTCAGAGGCGCGTACAGACCGCCATTGGAGAATTTGTTTCACCATTGACatcctccattttgatcgcctcTGATAACGAAGAAACTCTTAGAGATATTTTGTCCGAAAAGTTAACTGGAGACGTATTGAGGACATCAACTGGCAATAGTCTTCTCGATAGATCAGTAGTATATATCGGGGGAGATGATGATTGCTTTGCTTTTCTGCGCAAAACGACACGAGCGAAGAATTCCATTTTGTGCAGAATAACACCCCAACTTCAATCCAGCAGCGAGAATGTAG AATATATTCGCACAGAAGATTGGGGTTTTCAATGTTTTCCAAAAgatttttcaaacatatttacaaatatcgATCATGTGCTTGAACACTACGCTTTTGATGAACTGAATCGAGCGGCTAGTGCTCTTCGAGCATCGG GGGAGCTCAAGGACGAAAACATTGCAAAGATGCAGAATCTCTACAAAAAGACGAGCATACCTATGCCGGAATGGTTgataaaatggaaacaaaaagaaaacaaatggaaaGAG ATATCCAATACCGTGCTGTCTTACACATCAGTGTTTGGATGTGACACTTCAAAAGAAAAACTGGGTATCCTCATGCTAAAAGAAAATGAATCAAAACAGCTAGATGTGATCCAGCATTTAAAGTCACTCGGACTATCGGAAGACAAGTTTTATATCCAGGTAATAGAGATTCAACCATTGGCTGGCGGGAAATTTGAAAGTGGTGATAAAATACAGGTACGTGGCTCAAACAAAAGTGGGACTCTGGCAGGATTTGCACTTTTCCAGAAGAACAAAACAGGGGAGCGTGAAATGATGGCCATAACTGCAAAGCATGTTGTTGAAACTTTGAACCAAGGAAGAAAAGAATTACACATTGACAATGAAAACCTAGGTGAAGTGATCGAAACTGAAAGTACATCTAACGGCCCTTCGTACGATATTGCTATAGCAAAAGTTACCGCACCAAAGCAAAAGTGTAACTCCAAATTTCGATTTGAGAACGGAAAGGATGGTTTTGCTGATTTATTCGAGCCTGAACACGAACACCAAGAAAGTTTTAAGGACGAAAGAGTTCATTTTTGGGGTGCTGAAACCTCTCCTGGTGTCGCTGAGATTTCAAGTTTGCAGTTAAAGTCTTCCGATGCGGGGAAATATATTTGCATCGAAACACACAGAACCGCTAAAGCATTTGCTAAGCAAGGCGATAGTGGAGCGATGGTACTTATGGAAAGAAGCCCACGTGAATCAGACCATATGTTTGCTATTGGCTCCCTTGTAGGTGAAGTGCGTGCAGTACCAGTAGGAAAACAAGAAAGCGAAATCACCAAGATGCGTACACAAACACAGCCTGAAAATATTACAGCAACGACCTCAGATCAAGGAAACACCGGACGCGCTGCTCTTGATTCTACTTCGAATGAGACAACCACACAGACGAAGAGGTACATTGTCGTTCCTCTGGAAAAGGCATTTCAGCAACTATCTAAAATGCATGGCGGCAAGCTTTCACTTGCTACGGAAGGGGACGTGGTATAA
- the LOC128240123 gene encoding uncharacterized protein LOC128240123 isoform X3, whose amino-acid sequence MSCPRCGCECGFPTMRKRKLDVRQLPVTGNWKRLKTASTDSAFEEINEPLDLQRNFNHYIEPDVPDIAFVQTAAHDYPVYDYTQRRVQTAIGEFVSPLTSSILIASDNEETLRDILSEKLTGDVLRTSTGNSLLDRSVVYIGGDDDCFAFLRKTTRAKNSILCRITPQLQSSSENVEYIRTEDWGFQCFPKDFSNIFTNIDHVLEHYAFDELNRAASALRASGELKDENIAKMQNLYKKTSIPMPEWLIKWKQKENKWKEISNTVLSYTSVFGCDTSKEKLGILMLKENESKQLDVIQHLKSLGLSEDKFYIQVIEIQPLAGGKFESGDKIQVRGSNKSGTLAGFALFQKNKTGEREMMAITAKHVVETLNQGRKELHIDNENLGEVIETESTSNGPSYDIAIAKVTAPKQKCNSKFRFENGKDGFADLFEPEHEHQESFKDERVHFWGAETSPGVAEISSLQLKSSDAGKYICIETHRTAKAFAKQGDSGAMVLMERSPRESDHMFAIGSLVGEVRAVPVGKQESEITKMRTQTQPENITATTSDQGNTGRAALDSTSNETTTQTKRYIVVPLEKAFQQLSKMHGGKLSLATEGDVV is encoded by the exons ATGAGCTGCCCTCGATGTGGTTGCGAATGCGGTTTCCCAACAATGAGAAAGAGGAAACTTGATGTAAGGCAACTGCCGGTTACAGGAAATTGGAAACGTTTAAAGACTGCGTCGACGGATTCAGCATTTGAAGAGATTAATGAACCCCTGGATCTGCAAAGaaactttaaccattatattg AACCAGATGTTCCAGATATTGCTTTCGTACAGACAGCCGCACATGATTATCCAGTGTACGATTACACTCAGAGGCGCGTACAGACCGCCATTGGAGAATTTGTTTCACCATTGACatcctccattttgatcgcctcTGATAACGAAGAAACTCTTAGAGATATTTTGTCCGAAAAGTTAACTGGAGACGTATTGAGGACATCAACTGGCAATAGTCTTCTCGATAGATCAGTAGTATATATCGGGGGAGATGATGATTGCTTTGCTTTTCTGCGCAAAACGACACGAGCGAAGAATTCCATTTTGTGCAGAATAACACCCCAACTTCAATCCAGCAGCGAGAATGTAG AATATATTCGCACAGAAGATTGGGGTTTTCAATGTTTTCCAAAAgatttttcaaacatatttacaaatatcgATCATGTGCTTGAACACTACGCTTTTGATGAACTGAATCGAGCGGCTAGTGCTCTTCGAGCATCGG GGGAGCTCAAGGACGAAAACATTGCAAAGATGCAGAATCTCTACAAAAAGACGAGCATACCTATGCCGGAATGGTTgataaaatggaaacaaaaagaaaacaaatggaaaGAG ATATCCAATACCGTGCTGTCTTACACATCAGTGTTTGGATGTGACACTTCAAAAGAAAAACTGGGTATCCTCATGCTAAAAGAAAATGAATCAAAACAGCTAGATGTGATCCAGCATTTAAAGTCACTCGGACTATCGGAAGACAAGTTTTATATCCAGGTAATAGAGATTCAACCATTGGCTGGCGGGAAATTTGAAAGTGGTGATAAAATACAGGTACGTGGCTCAAACAAAAGTGGGACTCTGGCAGGATTTGCACTTTTCCAGAAGAACAAAACAGGGGAGCGTGAAATGATGGCCATAACTGCAAAGCATGTTGTTGAAACTTTGAACCAAGGAAGAAAAGAATTACACATTGACAATGAAAACCTAGGTGAAGTGATCGAAACTGAAAGTACATCTAACGGCCCTTCGTACGATATTGCTATAGCAAAAGTTACCGCACCAAAGCAAAAGTGTAACTCCAAATTTCGATTTGAGAACGGAAAGGATGGTTTTGCTGATTTATTCGAGCCTGAACACGAACACCAAGAAAGTTTTAAGGACGAAAGAGTTCATTTTTGGGGTGCTGAAACCTCTCCTGGTGTCGCTGAGATTTCAAGTTTGCAGTTAAAGTCTTCCGATGCGGGGAAATATATTTGCATCGAAACACACAGAACCGCTAAAGCATTTGCTAAGCAAGGCGATAGTGGAGCGATGGTACTTATGGAAAGAAGCCCACGTGAATCAGACCATATGTTTGCTATTGGCTCCCTTGTAGGTGAAGTGCGTGCAGTACCAGTAGGAAAACAAGAAAGCGAAATCACCAAGATGCGTACACAAACACAGCCTGAAAATATTACAGCAACGACCTCAGATCAAGGAAACACCGGACGCGCTGCTCTTGATTCTACTTCGAATGAGACAACCACACAGACGAAGAGGTACATTGTCGTTCCTCTGGAAAAGGCATTTCAGCAACTATCTAAAATGCATGGCGGCAAGCTTTCACTTGCTACGGAAGGGGACGTGGTATAA